One region of Bifidobacteriaceae bacterium genomic DNA includes:
- the ppk2 gene encoding polyphosphate kinase 2 — MSAPPPIPNHEPHPQRPAPLSTRAYEKELYRLQGELVTMQEWIRREGQRLVVIFEGRDAAGKGSAIARLTQYLNPRYCQVAALPKPTQREQGQWYFQRYVAHLPSAGEITIFDRSWYNRAGVERVMGFSTQEQYKLFLRQVPIFEDLLIQDGIMLRKYWFSVSDVEQERRFHDRMKDPLRRWKLSPMDMAAITRWEEYSRAKDDMFLATDTVASPWYTVESEDKKRSRVNVIAHLLSSVPYEHLEPEPLDIPERPPRQNYYRPPRDVENHYVPDVAASLERKSAKKAK; from the coding sequence ATGAGTGCGCCGCCGCCTATCCCGAACCACGAGCCGCATCCCCAAAGGCCGGCCCCGCTGTCGACCCGGGCCTATGAGAAGGAGCTTTACCGCCTGCAAGGGGAGTTGGTGACCATGCAGGAATGGATCAGGCGCGAGGGGCAGCGCCTGGTCGTCATCTTCGAGGGGCGGGACGCGGCGGGGAAGGGAAGCGCGATCGCCCGCCTGACGCAGTATCTCAACCCGCGGTACTGCCAAGTCGCGGCACTGCCGAAGCCGACCCAGCGCGAACAGGGCCAGTGGTACTTCCAACGGTACGTGGCCCACCTGCCCTCGGCCGGCGAGATCACCATCTTCGACCGCTCCTGGTACAACCGGGCCGGGGTGGAGCGCGTCATGGGCTTTTCAACCCAGGAACAGTACAAGCTGTTCCTGCGCCAGGTGCCGATCTTCGAGGACCTGTTGATCCAGGACGGGATCATGTTGCGCAAGTATTGGTTCTCGGTCAGCGACGTGGAGCAGGAGCGGCGCTTCCACGACCGCATGAAGGACCCCCTGCGGCGCTGGAAGCTCAGCCCCATGGACATGGCCGCGATCACCCGCTGGGAGGAGTACTCGCGGGCGAAGGACGACATGTTCCTGGCCACGGACACGGTCGCCTCCCCCTGGTACACCGTCGAATCGGAAGACAAGAAGCGTTCCCGCGTCAACGTGATTGCCCACCTGCTGTCCTCGGTGCCCTACGAGCACTTGGAGCCGGAGCCGCTGGACATCCCGGAGCGCCCGCCGCGCCAGAACTACTACCGCCCGCCGCGCGACGTGGAAAACCATTACGTCCCGGACGTGGCCGCCTCCTTGGAGCGCAAGTCGGCCAAGAAGGCCAAGTAG
- a CDS encoding WhiB family transcriptional regulator, translated as MDWRHAAACLDEDPELFFPIGNTGPALLQIEEAKAVCARCDVAPSCLEWAINNNQDSGVWGGLSEDERRSLKRRNARARRAA; from the coding sequence ATGGATTGGCGCCATGCCGCCGCTTGCCTGGATGAGGATCCGGAGCTTTTCTTCCCCATCGGCAACACCGGGCCGGCGTTGCTGCAAATTGAGGAAGCCAAGGCCGTTTGCGCCCGCTGCGACGTTGCCCCCTCTTGCCTTGAGTGGGCAATTAACAACAACCAGGATTCTGGTGTTTGGGGCGGGTTGTCAGAGGATGAGCGGCGTTCCCTCAAGCGACGCAACGCACGGGCCCGTCGAGCCGCGTGA
- a CDS encoding PAS domain-containing sensor histidine kinase, which produces MPSFAAIAERMSDLSPADVEWIRRLTQDWQVVADLAFADLVVWLPTTAGSFVAGALCRPGTGATIYHQDVVGMVAGAAQRADFQEVMDGGVIRRHHDPRWHGSFGVREEVVPVVHKGRAVAVVTRHGNIGVLRNPSRLETNYVELADELVGMISRGEFPSAAAPTGSARHMPRVGDGIIRLNTQGQVLFASPNALSAFRHAGVIADLSGALLVEVLAEGLRGAGHVDETLPVVAMGRAPWISEIELGGASIVLRSIPLTNRGNRTGALVLSRDVTDLRRSEMELMTKDATIREIHHRVKNNLQEVSALLRMQARRSANPEVQAALGDAIRRVSTIATVHETLSQTIAQTVDFDSVFGRTLRLAADAASTGIPVHTVQEGSFGDVPGDDATALAIVLTELVTNAVEHGLAPAGGGTVWIKARRDGKTLTVTIADNGVGMAAPDGASREGLGTQIVRTFATGELRGSIDWQPRPGGGTKAIVTANLR; this is translated from the coding sequence ATGCCCTCATTTGCCGCCATCGCCGAGCGCATGTCGGACCTCTCCCCGGCGGACGTCGAATGGATCCGGCGGTTGACCCAGGATTGGCAGGTGGTGGCGGACCTCGCCTTCGCCGACCTGGTGGTCTGGCTGCCCACCACCGCGGGCTCGTTTGTGGCCGGCGCCCTTTGCCGGCCCGGCACCGGCGCGACCATCTACCACCAAGACGTGGTCGGGATGGTGGCGGGCGCCGCCCAACGGGCCGATTTCCAGGAGGTCATGGACGGCGGGGTCATCAGGCGGCACCACGACCCCCGGTGGCACGGCTCCTTCGGCGTGCGGGAAGAAGTCGTGCCCGTGGTCCACAAGGGCCGGGCAGTGGCGGTGGTGACCCGGCACGGGAACATCGGCGTGCTGCGCAACCCGTCGCGGCTGGAGACCAACTACGTGGAACTGGCCGACGAGTTGGTCGGAATGATCAGCCGGGGCGAATTCCCGTCCGCCGCGGCCCCGACCGGCTCCGCGCGGCACATGCCCAGGGTGGGAGACGGCATCATCCGGCTGAACACGCAGGGGCAAGTGCTGTTCGCCTCGCCGAACGCGCTGTCCGCCTTCCGCCACGCCGGGGTGATCGCGGACCTGTCCGGCGCGCTGCTGGTCGAAGTCCTGGCCGAGGGCCTGCGCGGCGCCGGACACGTCGATGAGACCCTGCCCGTGGTGGCGATGGGCCGGGCCCCGTGGATCTCGGAGATCGAGTTGGGCGGCGCCTCGATTGTGCTGCGCTCCATCCCGCTGACCAACCGCGGCAACCGCACCGGCGCCCTGGTGCTCAGCCGCGACGTCACCGACCTCAGACGCTCCGAGATGGAGTTGATGACCAAGGACGCGACTATCCGGGAGATCCACCACCGGGTCAAGAACAACCTGCAAGAGGTGTCCGCGCTCCTGCGAATGCAGGCGCGCCGGTCCGCGAACCCCGAGGTCCAGGCCGCCTTGGGGGACGCGATCCGGCGGGTGTCCACGATCGCGACCGTGCATGAGACGCTGTCGCAGACCATAGCCCAAACCGTCGACTTCGACTCCGTCTTTGGGCGCACGCTGCGTTTGGCCGCCGATGCCGCCTCCACCGGCATCCCCGTCCACACCGTCCAGGAGGGGAGCTTCGGGGACGTGCCGGGCGACGACGCGACCGCGCTCGCGATCGTGTTGACCGAACTGGTCACCAACGCCGTGGAGCACGGCCTGGCGCCGGCCGGCGGCGGGACCGTCTGGATCAAGGCCCGGCGGGATGGCAAGACCCTGACGGTCACAATCGCCGACAACGGCGTGGGCATGGCCGCGCCGGACGGGGCCTCCCGCGAGGGGTTGGGCACGCAGATCGTGCGCACATTCGCCACCGGTGAATTGCGCGGGTCAATCGACTGGCAGCCCCGGCCGGGCGGGGGAACGAAAGCGATTGTGACAGCAAATCTACGCTAA
- a CDS encoding DUF2505 domain-containing protein: MRFAAHYDYTVGPQAVSELLCDRDYLLAAATAAGAKSSQVEVNPGPEGGFTVTIRSTMPTAGLPASARGFLPQGLELRQALVWESAAGDGSRQGTMAGEVAGAGVHLSGLTRLSAVGDGSRLEFAGEVKAQVPLVGRAIEEAAVPAIVKVLDTQHEVASDWLRPD, from the coding sequence ATGCGTTTCGCGGCCCACTACGACTACACCGTTGGTCCGCAGGCGGTCTCCGAATTGCTGTGCGACCGGGACTACCTCCTAGCCGCCGCGACGGCCGCCGGAGCCAAGAGCAGCCAGGTCGAGGTCAACCCCGGCCCGGAGGGCGGTTTCACCGTCACGATCAGGTCGACGATGCCGACCGCCGGACTCCCAGCCTCAGCGCGCGGTTTCCTGCCCCAAGGCTTGGAGTTGCGCCAGGCCCTGGTGTGGGAGTCGGCCGCCGGCGACGGCTCGCGTCAGGGGACCATGGCCGGCGAGGTCGCCGGCGCCGGCGTCCATCTTTCGGGCCTGACCCGGCTCAGCGCGGTTGGCGACGGCAGCCGCCTGGAGTTCGCGGGCGAGGTCAAGGCCCAGGTGCCCCTTGTCGGCCGGGCGATCGAGGAGGCGGCGGTGCCGGCCATCGTCAAGGTCTTGGACACGCAACACGAGGTGGCGTCCGACTGGCTGCGGCCGGATTAG
- a CDS encoding flavodoxin domain-containing protein — MKALITVASKHGSTLALGRAIADVLAARGIETVLAPPEKVTSLEGFDAVVLGSGVYSNKMLPTMTALGYRWGDQLIGRLVYLFCSGPLDAAPQAILNLPLEARAMARQLGARSTKLFGGRMEFSELRPTERALMRMTGSRPGDYRDWQDVLAWAEKIADDALGATGDAPNGPTPAQPS, encoded by the coding sequence ATGAAAGCCCTAATTACGGTGGCGTCCAAACATGGGTCAACCCTGGCATTGGGACGCGCCATCGCCGACGTCCTGGCCGCTCGGGGGATTGAGACCGTTCTAGCCCCGCCGGAGAAGGTCACCTCCCTTGAGGGCTTCGACGCGGTGGTGCTGGGATCCGGCGTCTACTCCAACAAGATGCTGCCGACCATGACCGCCTTGGGGTACCGCTGGGGCGACCAGTTGATTGGACGGCTGGTCTACCTGTTCTGCTCCGGCCCGCTTGACGCCGCGCCCCAGGCCATCCTCAACCTGCCGCTCGAAGCGCGGGCCATGGCCCGCCAACTGGGCGCCCGGTCCACCAAGCTGTTCGGCGGGCGGATGGAGTTCAGCGAACTGCGGCCCACCGAACGGGCGCTGATGCGGATGACCGGATCCCGTCCCGGCGACTACCGCGACTGGCAGGACGTGCTGGCATGGGCGGAAAAGATCGCCGATGACGCCCTCGGGGCGACCGGGGACGCCCCAAACGGGCCGACCCCGGCACAACCGTCCTAA
- a CDS encoding ATP-binding cassette domain-containing protein, whose amino-acid sequence MIELEDLRKEFRTQAGTVQALDGITLTVPDAAIHGIVGPSGAGKSTLIRCLTLLERPTSGAVRIEGEDLAGLPERQLRTQRHRIGMVFQHVNLFDSRTAAANVAYPLRVSGVQKQAANARAGELLELVGLADRGGSYPAQLSGGQQQRVGIARALAGDPSVLLCDEPSSALDWATTRQVLEVIKKVNQALGLTVLIITHEMAVVRQVCDSVSLLSRGRIVQSGPIGQVVTDYGSPLARELIPLAATPVGQARAQLEVSFSSADFSIRQVLRLLADLGADTAIEAGTLETLAGQRVGRFQLDVGAEARERVVRQLRDAGLYVAESEATE is encoded by the coding sequence TTGATCGAACTAGAAGACTTGCGCAAGGAGTTCCGCACGCAGGCGGGCACCGTCCAGGCGCTTGACGGCATCACTTTGACGGTGCCCGATGCCGCCATACACGGGATTGTGGGCCCGTCCGGCGCCGGGAAGTCCACTTTGATTCGCTGTTTGACGCTGCTCGAGCGACCCACCTCCGGCGCGGTCAGGATTGAGGGGGAGGATTTGGCCGGGCTGCCGGAACGGCAGCTGCGGACGCAACGCCACCGGATCGGCATGGTCTTCCAGCACGTCAACTTGTTCGACTCGCGGACGGCCGCCGCGAACGTCGCCTATCCGCTGCGGGTCTCCGGGGTTCAGAAGCAGGCGGCCAACGCCCGCGCAGGCGAGTTGCTGGAGCTGGTCGGATTGGCGGACCGGGGCGGCTCCTATCCGGCCCAACTGTCCGGCGGGCAGCAGCAGCGGGTCGGTATTGCGCGAGCGTTGGCCGGCGATCCGTCGGTCTTGCTCTGCGACGAGCCCAGTTCGGCCTTGGATTGGGCCACCACCCGCCAAGTCCTGGAAGTCATCAAGAAGGTGAATCAGGCCTTGGGTTTGACGGTCCTGATCATCACGCATGAGATGGCGGTGGTCCGCCAGGTGTGCGACTCGGTGTCGTTGCTGTCGCGGGGTCGGATTGTCCAGTCCGGACCGATCGGCCAGGTGGTGACGGACTACGGCTCGCCGCTGGCCCGCGAGTTGATTCCGCTGGCGGCCACGCCTGTGGGCCAGGCGCGCGCGCAGTTGGAGGTGTCGTTCTCCTCCGCCGACTTTTCGATCCGCCAAGTGCTTCGCCTGCTGGCGGACCTGGGCGCCGACACGGCGATCGAGGCGGGCACGCTGGAAACCCTGGCCGGCCAAAGGGTGGGCCGGTTTCAGCTGGACGTGGGAGCGGAGGCCCGCGAGCGCGTGGTTCGGCAACTGCGGGACGCCGGACTCTATGTGGCCGAATCGGAGGCGACGGAATGA
- a CDS encoding ABC transporter permease: MSPAAVLTAGLLAGVDRGTYLSNTDFTSRIWEALGGTLGQVAISCLVGVLVGLPLGLAVWLTAPQGLSRNRPVNRLLNLVVDLGRAIPFIVLMLLLIGFTRALLGSTIGWQGGIPALAIGCIPFYARLAENAIRQIPVGKIEAAQMAGASRWQITWGVAVREALPGLVAAATVTFITLIGYSMITGTIGAGGLGDLVYNWGYTRNMPDIFVMVVVIVLVLVEAVQLLGDWLSRRLDHSR; this comes from the coding sequence ATGAGCCCGGCGGCGGTTTTGACGGCGGGCCTTCTGGCTGGCGTGGATCGCGGAACCTACCTGAGCAACACGGATTTCACCTCGCGGATTTGGGAGGCCCTGGGCGGGACGCTGGGCCAGGTCGCCATCTCCTGCCTGGTCGGCGTCCTGGTGGGGCTGCCGCTGGGCCTGGCGGTCTGGTTGACGGCCCCGCAGGGGCTCAGCCGCAACCGCCCGGTCAACCGGTTGCTCAACTTGGTGGTGGACCTGGGACGGGCCATCCCCTTCATTGTCCTGATGCTGCTGCTGATCGGCTTCACCAGGGCGCTGCTGGGCTCCACGATCGGGTGGCAGGGCGGCATTCCGGCGCTAGCGATCGGGTGCATCCCGTTTTACGCCCGTTTGGCGGAGAACGCGATCCGGCAGATCCCGGTCGGCAAGATCGAAGCGGCCCAGATGGCGGGCGCGTCGCGGTGGCAGATCACCTGGGGCGTGGCGGTCCGCGAAGCGCTTCCGGGCCTGGTGGCGGCGGCCACGGTCACCTTCATCACTTTGATCGGCTACTCCATGATCACGGGCACCATCGGGGCCGGGGGCTTGGGGGACCTCGTTTACAACTGGGGGTACACCCGCAATATGCCAGATATCTTCGTAATGGTGGTGGTGATCGTGCTGGTCTTGGTCGAGGCGGTCCAGTTGCTTGGCGACTGGCTGTCCCGCCGGTTGGACCACAGCCGGTAG
- a CDS encoding MetQ/NlpA family ABC transporter substrate-binding protein — MRRTASGIVLAAVAALALTGCGDSGDGDSGKASPSGGASGGEVTKLKIGASPVPQGDILQFIQENLAAEAGLDIEIVEYQDYVLPNTALNEGELDGNYFQHQAYLDSQVAEFGYDFYAFPGVHIEPLGVYSSKHTSLDEVADGSKIGVSNDPANQARGLRLLEKAGIIKLKDTGDKDPTISDLAEDTPYKVELIQIEPKLLAVNLPDFDFSVINGNYAIDAGLSPAKDALELESGEDNPYANFLVTTADRSGDAALAKLDELLHTPEVKKFIEDSWTDGSVIPAF, encoded by the coding sequence ATGAGAAGAACAGCGAGCGGAATAGTCCTGGCGGCGGTGGCCGCCCTGGCGTTGACAGGCTGCGGCGACAGCGGCGACGGCGACAGCGGCAAGGCGTCGCCTTCCGGCGGAGCCTCAGGCGGCGAGGTGACCAAGCTGAAGATCGGCGCCTCGCCGGTGCCGCAGGGCGACATCCTCCAGTTCATCCAGGAAAACCTGGCGGCGGAAGCCGGGCTGGACATTGAGATAGTCGAATACCAGGATTACGTGTTGCCGAACACCGCGCTCAACGAGGGCGAACTCGACGGCAACTACTTCCAGCATCAGGCGTATCTTGATTCGCAGGTGGCCGAGTTCGGCTACGACTTCTACGCCTTCCCCGGCGTGCACATCGAGCCTTTGGGGGTCTATTCGTCCAAGCACACGTCTTTGGACGAGGTGGCGGACGGATCCAAGATCGGCGTCTCGAACGACCCGGCCAACCAGGCGCGCGGCCTGCGTCTGCTGGAAAAGGCCGGCATCATCAAGCTGAAGGACACCGGCGACAAGGATCCGACCATCTCCGACCTGGCGGAGGACACGCCGTACAAGGTGGAACTGATCCAGATTGAGCCGAAACTGCTGGCGGTCAACCTGCCGGACTTCGATTTCTCCGTCATCAACGGCAACTACGCGATCGACGCGGGCCTGTCCCCCGCCAAGGACGCCCTCGAACTCGAATCGGGCGAAGACAATCCGTACGCGAACTTCCTGGTCACCACGGCGGACCGGAGCGGCGACGCGGCCCTGGCCAAGCTGGACGAGTTGCTGCACACCCCCGAGGTAAAGAAGTTCATCGAGGATTCCTGGACAGACGGTTCGGTCATCCCGGCCTTCTGA
- a CDS encoding sodium:proton antiporter, with amino-acid sequence MNEFTVVTVLLAAVLVAAFARRIGWNSPLVILAVGLVASFLPGLERVVVPPELILGIVLPPLLYSAALSSSYQDFRAAIQPIVRLGVGLVIVTTLAVGLVAWSLDPVLSPAAALLLGAVVAPPDAVAASAVGRRLGLPRRVMTLLGGESLINDATSLTLYRLTLAAVYTTTTSLAQGLVVFALAVLVGVAVGIGLAYLAQIARSGLRDPTVDTVIGLMLPFVAYWIAEEYQGSGVLAVVAAGFFIGQAAPRTTVATRLHEEPIWASLDLMLESFTFALIGLQLRWVIKDVNDSHQSLRAAILLSLSVLLVALAIRPAYIYATEVLVRSKWVRRRRGATPYKPLTGRELVVTSWAGMRGVVTLAAAAAIPVVADGAPFAERATIQLAAYTVAIGTLLIQGLTLPSLIKALKISSDDERAEDDSSEARVRLLATRAASAVVRGQVDAWSAVMGRPEAERIATWATQGLLARETAAATLMHPDAALTDIDLLATPGTAAPAVIQEVRQALDGGGADQPSLEDMRQRAARLTTRIAELRTQMVRAQRAVVVAERNAGRLNETVMRRIMRELDLEEEAMEASWANRL; translated from the coding sequence ATGAACGAGTTCACCGTCGTCACGGTGCTCCTTGCGGCTGTGCTGGTGGCGGCCTTCGCCCGGCGGATCGGTTGGAACTCGCCGCTGGTCATCTTGGCGGTGGGGTTGGTGGCCTCTTTCCTGCCGGGGCTGGAACGGGTGGTGGTGCCGCCGGAGCTGATCCTCGGCATCGTGCTCCCGCCTTTGCTCTATTCGGCGGCGCTGTCCAGCTCTTATCAAGACTTTCGCGCCGCGATCCAGCCGATTGTGCGCCTGGGCGTGGGGTTGGTGATCGTCACCACGTTGGCGGTCGGGCTTGTGGCCTGGTCGCTGGACCCGGTTCTGTCGCCGGCCGCCGCGCTGCTGCTGGGGGCCGTGGTGGCGCCGCCGGACGCGGTGGCGGCCAGCGCCGTGGGCCGGCGGCTGGGGCTGCCCCGGCGGGTCATGACCCTGCTGGGAGGCGAGTCGCTGATCAACGACGCGACCTCGCTGACCCTCTACCGCCTCACGCTGGCGGCGGTTTACACCACCACCACCTCGCTGGCTCAGGGGCTGGTGGTGTTCGCCCTGGCGGTCCTGGTCGGCGTGGCGGTCGGGATTGGGCTGGCCTACCTGGCCCAGATCGCCCGCTCGGGGCTGCGCGACCCGACCGTGGACACGGTGATCGGGCTGATGCTGCCGTTCGTGGCCTACTGGATCGCGGAGGAATACCAAGGCTCTGGGGTGCTCGCGGTGGTCGCCGCCGGGTTCTTCATTGGGCAGGCGGCGCCGCGCACCACCGTGGCAACCCGGCTGCATGAGGAGCCGATCTGGGCGTCCCTCGACCTGATGCTGGAGTCCTTCACGTTCGCGCTGATCGGCCTGCAGTTGCGCTGGGTCATCAAGGACGTCAACGACTCCCACCAGTCCCTCAGAGCCGCCATCCTGCTGTCCCTGTCCGTGCTGCTGGTGGCGCTGGCGATCCGCCCCGCCTACATCTACGCCACCGAGGTGCTTGTGCGCTCCAAGTGGGTGCGCCGGCGGCGCGGGGCCACACCATACAAACCCTTGACCGGGCGCGAACTGGTTGTCACCTCTTGGGCCGGCATGCGCGGCGTGGTCACCCTGGCCGCCGCCGCGGCCATCCCCGTCGTGGCCGACGGCGCCCCGTTCGCGGAGCGCGCCACCATCCAGTTGGCGGCGTACACCGTCGCCATCGGCACGCTCCTGATCCAGGGCCTGACCCTGCCCTCGCTGATCAAGGCGCTCAAGATCTCCAGCGACGACGAACGCGCGGAGGACGACTCGTCCGAGGCCCGTGTCCGGCTGCTGGCCACCAGGGCGGCCTCGGCGGTGGTGCGCGGCCAGGTTGACGCCTGGTCGGCGGTGATGGGACGCCCGGAGGCGGAGCGGATCGCGACTTGGGCCACGCAAGGGCTGTTGGCCCGCGAGACGGCTGCGGCCACTTTGATGCACCCGGACGCCGCGCTCACGGACATCGACCTGTTGGCCACGCCCGGCACCGCCGCCCCGGCCGTGATCCAGGAGGTGCGCCAGGCGCTGGACGGGGGCGGAGCCGATCAGCCCAGCCTTGAGGACATGCGACAAAGGGCCGCGCGCCTGACCACCCGGATCGCGGAACTGCGAACCCAAATGGTGCGCGCCCAACGCGCTGTGGTGGTCGCGGAACGCAACGCGGGCCGCCTCAATGAGACCGTCATGCGGCGCATCATGCGGGAACTGGACCTGGAGGAAGAGGCGATGGAGGCGTCCTGGGCGAACCGCCTGTGA
- a CDS encoding hemolysin family protein translates to MMWLAALALLAANAFFVGAEFAIMSVRRSQVEPRAEAGSAAARLVVYALEHMPSMLATLQLGVTVASTSLGAVAESALAHALTGPFHALGLPTPSAHAVAIVISLVAVVYLHVVLGEMVPKNLSLATPERAALAMTPVLVVLAWALTPVTAALRGVAWLALKALRVTPKAEVASAFTAVELSAIVHHSTEVGVLPDADGLISGSLEFSTKQASDVMVALEDLVTVDEGVTPGELEARVAKTGFSRFPVRQAGGALAGYLHIQDVLDLTGADRRSDPVPSGRIRPLVSAEASDEVEDILATMQLTGSHLVAVQGGVVFMEDVLEELVGEVKDIMQRDAWER, encoded by the coding sequence ATGATGTGGCTGGCGGCGCTCGCCCTGCTGGCGGCGAACGCGTTCTTCGTGGGGGCGGAATTCGCCATCATGTCGGTGCGGCGCTCCCAGGTCGAGCCGCGGGCGGAGGCCGGTTCCGCGGCGGCCAGGCTGGTGGTGTACGCGCTGGAGCACATGCCGTCCATGCTGGCCACGCTCCAACTGGGGGTGACGGTGGCGTCCACGTCGCTGGGCGCAGTCGCGGAAAGCGCCCTGGCGCACGCGCTGACCGGGCCGTTCCACGCGCTGGGCCTGCCCACTCCGAGCGCCCACGCCGTCGCCATTGTGATCTCCCTGGTGGCGGTGGTCTACCTGCACGTGGTGCTGGGCGAGATGGTGCCGAAAAACCTGTCCCTCGCCACCCCCGAGCGCGCCGCCCTGGCGATGACCCCAGTCCTGGTGGTCCTCGCGTGGGCGCTCACCCCGGTCACAGCCGCGTTGCGCGGGGTGGCGTGGCTGGCGCTCAAAGCCCTCCGCGTGACCCCGAAAGCCGAGGTCGCCTCCGCGTTCACGGCCGTCGAGTTGTCCGCGATAGTCCACCACTCCACAGAGGTTGGCGTTTTGCCCGATGCCGACGGGCTGATTTCCGGGTCGCTCGAGTTTTCGACCAAACAGGCCAGCGACGTCATGGTCGCCTTGGAGGACCTGGTCACGGTTGACGAGGGGGTCACCCCGGGCGAGCTCGAGGCCAGGGTCGCCAAAACGGGTTTCTCGCGTTTCCCGGTGCGTCAGGCGGGCGGGGCGCTGGCGGGTTACCTGCACATTCAGGACGTGCTCGACCTGACCGGCGCCGACCGCCGCTCAGATCCCGTGCCGTCCGGGCGGATCCGGCCGCTCGTCTCCGCCGAGGCCTCCGACGAGGTCGAGGACATCCTCGCCACCATGCAGCTGACCGGTTCGCACCTGGTGGCCGTCCAGGGCGGCGTTGTCTTCATGGAGGACGTGCTGGAGGAACTGGTCGGCGAGGTCAAGGACATCATGCAGCGCGACGCCTGGGAGCGCTGA
- a CDS encoding hemolysin family protein, producing the protein MVLDFAMIGVGVLLTLGTAVFVAAEFALVAVDSAVLDAAPRPERLASLRRALASTSLYLSASQVGITLTTILLGYTAQPAATRVFAGWLGEGTAKAEGAGAALAAVLAIVFVNTMSMLFGELIPKNLAMAEPLGVARLVVPFLLGFTKVMRPVIWLLHGSSTGLLRALGITPVEEVSSARSAQELDSVVRRSAAEGAIDEELADRLTRTLALTELRAVDAMTDRTQLAVVPREATAVDVIAQVRTTGHSRLPVTDGSRDNIIGVVALRKAVAVPHERRPQVGVTALMTPIIEVPETAQLGPVLVQLRDAGAQMAVVVDEYGGTSGVITLEDVVEEIVGDVRDEHDRSRPAPRRMGDGSWRLSAQLRPDELEQMSGIVLPEDPAYETLGGLVMARLGRVPKPGDTVEVDGATLRVETMDGRRIVALRIWGRGA; encoded by the coding sequence ATGGTTCTCGACTTCGCCATGATCGGTGTGGGCGTCTTGCTGACGCTCGGCACGGCGGTCTTCGTCGCCGCCGAATTCGCGCTGGTCGCGGTCGACTCGGCGGTGCTCGATGCCGCCCCCCGCCCCGAGCGCCTGGCCTCGCTCAGGCGGGCCCTCGCCTCGACATCCCTCTACCTGTCCGCCTCCCAGGTCGGCATCACGCTGACCACCATCTTGCTTGGCTACACCGCCCAGCCGGCCGCGACCAGGGTCTTCGCGGGCTGGCTGGGCGAGGGGACGGCGAAGGCCGAAGGCGCGGGCGCCGCCCTGGCGGCCGTCCTCGCGATCGTCTTCGTCAACACCATGTCCATGCTGTTCGGAGAGCTGATCCCGAAGAACCTGGCGATGGCCGAGCCGCTCGGGGTGGCGCGACTGGTGGTGCCCTTCCTGCTCGGGTTCACCAAGGTGATGCGGCCCGTCATCTGGCTGCTCCACGGTTCCTCGACTGGCTTGCTGAGGGCGCTGGGCATAACCCCGGTCGAGGAGGTCTCCTCGGCCCGCTCCGCCCAGGAACTCGACTCGGTGGTGCGCCGCTCCGCCGCGGAGGGCGCCATCGACGAGGAGCTGGCGGACCGGCTCACCCGCACCCTGGCGCTGACCGAACTGCGGGCCGTGGACGCCATGACGGACCGCACGCAGTTGGCGGTGGTGCCCCGCGAGGCGACGGCGGTTGATGTGATCGCCCAGGTCAGGACCACCGGCCACTCGCGCCTCCCGGTCACGGACGGGTCTCGGGACAACATCATCGGCGTGGTGGCGCTCCGCAAAGCCGTCGCGGTGCCGCATGAGCGCCGGCCGCAGGTGGGGGTCACGGCGTTGATGACGCCGATCATCGAGGTCCCGGAGACCGCCCAGCTAGGGCCTGTGCTGGTGCAGTTGCGGGACGCCGGCGCGCAGATGGCCGTGGTGGTGGACGAATACGGCGGCACCTCCGGCGTCATCACCTTGGAGGACGTGGTCGAGGAGATCGTGGGCGACGTCCGCGACGAACACGACCGTTCCCGGCCGGCCCCCCGCCGCATGGGCGACGGCTCCTGGCGCCTGTCCGCCCAACTGCGACCTGACGAACTCGAGCAGATGAGCGGCATCGTGCTCCCGGAGGACCCCGCCTATGAGACGTTGGGCGGGCTGGTGATGGCCCGGCTGGGGCGGGTGCCCAAACCGGGCGACACGGTCGAGGTGGACGGCGCCACGTTGCGTGTCGAAACGATGGACGGCCGCCGGATTGTGGCCCTGAGGATTTGGGGGCGGGGCGCATGA